In Rickettsiales bacterium, the following are encoded in one genomic region:
- a CDS encoding UTP--glucose-1-phosphate uridylyltransferase has protein sequence VGGLGTRFLPATKALPKEMLTIVDKPIIQYAFEEARNSGIEKFIFITGRNKNVISNHFDHVFELQKVLEDKQKSEVLALTKDWLPPAGSIAFIRQQQPLGLGHAVLCARNFLPNDEPFAVLLADELFYNPAKPVLSQMIDIWNKKQSGNVIAVREVENHKTSSYGIIKPAGERFENSIKIASMVEKPNPSEAPSNFAIVGRYILSPEIFSYLDKTNADKNGEIQLTSALDAMARDNISSFGALVEGERFDCGARRGFVEANIAIALHNPEMREDILKLVKRYS, from the coding sequence AGTTGGTGGGCTTGGCACTAGATTTTTACCTGCAACTAAGGCTCTGCCAAAAGAAATGCTTACAATTGTAGATAAGCCAATTATCCAATATGCCTTTGAAGAAGCTAGAAACTCTGGGATTGAGAAATTTATTTTCATAACCGGTAGAAATAAAAATGTTATCTCAAACCATTTTGATCATGTATTTGAATTGCAAAAAGTTTTAGAAGATAAACAAAAAAGTGAAGTTTTAGCCCTTACAAAAGATTGGCTGCCACCAGCGGGTTCAATCGCTTTTATCAGACAACAACAACCTTTGGGGTTAGGCCACGCTGTGCTATGTGCGAGGAATTTTCTTCCAAATGATGAGCCTTTTGCAGTGCTTCTTGCTGATGAATTATTTTATAATCCAGCAAAGCCAGTGCTTTCACAGATGATTGATATTTGGAATAAAAAGCAAAGCGGAAATGTAATTGCGGTTAGAGAAGTTGAAAATCATAAAACTAGCTCATACGGAATTATAAAACCAGCTGGTGAACGCTTTGAAAATTCTATCAAAATCGCTTCTATGGTTGAAAAGCCAAACCCTTCTGAAGCACCCTCAAATTTCGCAATAGTTGGCAGATATATTTTAAGCCCTGAGATTTTTTCATATTTAGATAAAACTAACGCTGATAAAAACGGCGAAATTCAGCTTACATCTGCCCTTGATGCAATGGCTAGAGATAATATCAGCTCTTTCGGTGCATTAGTTGAAGGTGAGAGATTTGACTGCGGCGCTAGAAGGGGCTTCGTGGAAGCCAATATCGCAATCGCCCTACACAACCCCGAAATGCGTGAAGATATTTTGAAATTAGTTAAGAGATATAGTTAA
- the rodA gene encoding rod shape-determining protein RodA: MIISEKAQEQALFEKLKSVPIKLLIITLLIYGVGVIALFSASKGNFYPWAFKHLVNGIIALPLIFVIILTDIKVWFKTAYILYGFGLVLLLIVKIFGVEGGLGAQRWIAIGDFRFQPSELVKVFIVLSLARFYHLLHFNNLHKFSSLVFPLMLIGASAGLVLLQPNLGTAAIISMVGVIVMFITGLSWKKIFSVVAVVLLALPILWANMHDYQKKRVETFLNPEQDPLGAGYNIIQSKIAIGAGGLIGKGLSKGTQSQLNFVPEQQTDFIFSIIAEEFGYIGTLILLLLYALFFHQARKVAEACQSNFGKTIAIGMAVILFVHVFVNIGMVSGILPVVGVPLPFLSYGGSSLISSMIAVAFIMNAYIHRKTKISVSDDSF; the protein is encoded by the coding sequence ATGATAATCTCAGAAAAAGCACAGGAACAAGCCCTTTTTGAAAAGTTAAAATCTGTGCCGATAAAGTTATTAATCATAACTTTATTAATTTATGGGGTAGGGGTTATTGCATTATTTTCAGCTTCTAAAGGCAATTTTTATCCTTGGGCGTTTAAGCATTTGGTAAATGGTATTATTGCTTTGCCCTTAATATTCGTAATAATTTTAACTGATATAAAAGTTTGGTTCAAAACCGCTTATATTTTATATGGCTTTGGCTTAGTTTTGCTTCTCATTGTAAAAATTTTCGGCGTTGAAGGTGGGCTTGGCGCACAGAGATGGATTGCCATTGGGGATTTCAGATTCCAACCTTCTGAGCTTGTAAAAGTATTTATAGTTCTCTCACTTGCAAGGTTTTATCATTTACTCCATTTTAATAATCTGCATAAATTTTCAAGCCTAGTATTTCCGCTAATGTTAATTGGTGCATCAGCAGGTTTAGTTTTGTTACAGCCAAACCTTGGCACTGCCGCAATTATCTCAATGGTTGGTGTGATAGTTATGTTTATAACCGGCTTAAGCTGGAAGAAGATTTTTAGCGTAGTTGCCGTTGTGTTGCTTGCCTTACCAATTTTGTGGGCGAATATGCATGATTATCAGAAAAAGAGGGTTGAGACCTTCCTAAACCCTGAGCAAGACCCACTTGGTGCAGGGTATAACATCATACAATCCAAAATTGCGATTGGGGCAGGGGGTTTGATAGGGAAGGGGCTTAGCAAAGGCACGCAGAGCCAGTTAAATTTTGTGCCAGAGCAACAAACAGATTTTATCTTTTCTATAATTGCTGAGGAATTTGGCTATATCGGAACGCTAATATTGCTATTGCTTTATGCTTTATTTTTCCACCAAGCTAGAAAAGTTGCAGAGGCCTGTCAATCAAATTTTGGGAAAACTATAGCAATTGGAATGGCGGTAATTTTATTCGTGCATGTATTTGTAAATATAGGAATGGTGAGCGGAATTCTGCCAGTTGTAGGCGTGCCATTGCCGTTTCTTTCTTATGGGGGTTCTAGCTTAATTAGCTCAATGATTGCAGTTGCTTTTATAATGAATGCTTACATCCACCGCAAAACCAAAATCTCAGTTAGTGATGATAGTTTTTAA
- the ilvD gene encoding dihydroxy-acid dehydratase, with protein MTNENKKPKFDKSKLPSRYVTEGPERAPHRSYYYAMGLKDEHIKQPLVGVVSTWNEAAPCNIALQRQAQVAKKGVFASGGTPREFTTITVTDGIAMGHQGMKSSLVSRETIADSVELTVRGHCYDALVGFAGCDKSLPGLMMAMARLNIPSVFMYGGSIMPGKYKGKDVTVVDVFEGVGKYEAGKMSEDELVDLEKVACPTSGSCGGQFTANTMACVSEALGLALPGSAGAPAPFESRDKYAFASGEYVMKCLEKNIRPRDIITRESLINAARVVSATGGSTNAALHLPAIANEVGIDFDMNDIGEIFRTTPYIADLKPGGKYVANDMYQIGGVSIVLKELLDNGLLYGDCITVTGKTIAENLKDIIFPENQDVVYRVKTPLSKTGGVVTLKGNLAEEGCIVKIAGLKKLTHRGPARVFDKEEDAFEAVKKRQYKEGDVIVIRYEGPKGGPGMREMLSTTAALYGQGVENVALITDGRFSGGTRGLCIGHVGPEAAVGGTIGLIKDGDIINIDALAGTINVELSDAELLDRKKQWKPRENGHTTGVLWKFAQLAGPASKGAVTHQGAKAEKLPYWKI; from the coding sequence ATGACAAACGAAAATAAAAAACCAAAATTTGATAAATCAAAATTACCTTCAAGATATGTAACTGAAGGGCCGGAACGAGCGCCACATCGTTCATATTATTATGCGATGGGCTTGAAAGATGAACATATCAAGCAACCACTTGTTGGGGTTGTAAGCACTTGGAATGAAGCTGCGCCTTGTAATATCGCCCTTCAAAGGCAAGCACAAGTTGCTAAAAAAGGGGTTTTCGCTTCTGGTGGAACGCCTAGAGAATTCACCACAATCACCGTTACTGATGGCATAGCGATGGGGCATCAGGGTATGAAATCATCTCTTGTTTCCCGTGAAACAATCGCTGACTCAGTAGAGTTAACCGTTCGTGGCCATTGCTATGATGCATTGGTTGGTTTTGCAGGCTGCGATAAATCTCTGCCGGGGTTGATGATGGCAATGGCTCGCCTTAATATACCATCAGTTTTTATGTATGGTGGTTCAATAATGCCGGGTAAATATAAAGGTAAAGATGTAACCGTTGTTGATGTATTTGAAGGCGTTGGCAAATATGAAGCTGGCAAAATGTCCGAAGATGAATTGGTTGATTTAGAAAAAGTAGCTTGCCCAACTTCAGGTTCTTGTGGTGGGCAGTTCACAGCAAACACAATGGCTTGCGTTAGTGAAGCTCTAGGTCTTGCACTTCCCGGTTCTGCTGGTGCGCCTGCACCCTTTGAAAGCCGTGATAAATATGCTTTTGCCTCTGGAGAATATGTAATGAAATGTCTTGAAAAAAACATTCGCCCAAGAGATATTATAACTCGTGAATCTTTGATAAATGCGGCCCGTGTGGTTTCAGCAACGGGTGGTTCAACCAATGCCGCTTTGCATTTACCAGCAATTGCAAATGAAGTTGGTATTGATTTTGATATGAATGATATCGGTGAAATATTCCGCACCACACCTTATATTGCGGATCTCAAGCCGGGCGGTAAATATGTTGCTAATGATATGTATCAGATTGGTGGCGTTTCAATAGTCCTAAAAGAGCTACTTGATAATGGACTATTATATGGTGATTGCATAACCGTTACTGGCAAAACTATCGCAGAGAATCTGAAAGATATAATCTTCCCTGAAAATCAAGATGTTGTTTATCGTGTTAAAACGCCACTTTCTAAAACTGGTGGGGTGGTTACATTAAAAGGTAATTTGGCTGAGGAAGGTTGCATAGTTAAAATTGCTGGTCTTAAAAAACTAACTCATAGAGGGCCAGCAAGGGTATTTGATAAAGAAGAAGATGCCTTTGAAGCCGTTAAAAAAAGGCAATATAAAGAAGGTGATGTTATAGTTATCCGCTATGAAGGGCCAAAAGGTGGGCCGGGAATGCGTGAGATGCTCTCAACCACAGCGGCACTTTATGGGCAGGGCGTTGAGAATGTTGCCCTTATTACAGATGGCAGATTTAGTGGCGGAACTCGTGGTTTATGTATTGGCCATGTTGGGCCAGAAGCAGCCGTTGGTGGCACTATTGGGTTAATTAAAGATGGTGATATAATAAATATTGATGCCCTTGCCGGCACTATCAATGTTGAGCTTTCTGATGCCGAGCTTCTTGATAGGAAAAAGCAATGGAAGCCTCGTGAAAATGGTCATACAACTGGTGTTCTTTGGAAGTTTGCTCAGCTTGCTGGCCCTGCCTCAAAAGGGGCAGTTACCCACCAAGGTGCAAAGGCTGAAAAACTGCCTTATTGGAAGATTTAG